One Centropristis striata isolate RG_2023a ecotype Rhode Island chromosome 22, C.striata_1.0, whole genome shotgun sequence genomic window carries:
- the LOC131960732 gene encoding interferon gamma-like, producing MGAAAKAVLCLCVCVCLSAWPVRGSHIPAEMNKTIQNLLQHYKITNAERFDGKPVFNKDPLSTKMEGKVLFMSVVLEVYEKLIDHMLKQLPSAQNTTDTSNDTPAPAAAAAAAKAEKGNEVRTQLKYLKGKISQLKTNRYQEQEKFLQEMKSLKHIQMDNRVIQSKALGELPWLYEEASVLFEEIKLERRRRRRRQARRGKTHPRA from the exons ATGGGCGCCGCAGCGAAGGCcgtgctgtgtctgtgtgtgtgtgtgtgtctgtcggCGTGGCCGGTCCGAGGGTCTCACATCCCCGCCGAGATGAACAAAACCATCCAGAACCTGCTGCAGCACTAT aaaataacAAACGCAGAGAGATTTGACGGGAAACCCGTCTTCAACAAAGATCCACTGTCAACAAAGATGGAg GGCAAGGTGTTGTTTATGAGCGTGGTTTTGGAGGTGTATGAAAAGCTGATCGACCACATGTTGAAGCAGCTGCCGAGTGCCCAGAACACGACCGACACATCGAACGATACCCCCGcccccgccgccgccgccgccgccgcaaAAGCCGAAAAAGGCAACGAAGTCAGGACGCAGCTGAAGTACCTGAAGGGAAAGATCTCTCAGCTGAAGACGAATCGCTACCAGGAGCAGGAGAAGTTTCTGCAGGAGATGAAGTCTCTCAAACACATCCAG ATGGACAATCGTGTGATCCAGAGCAAAGCCCTCGGGGAGCTGCCGTGGCTGTACGAGGAGGCCAGCGTCTTGTTCGAGGAAATCaagctggagaggaggaggcgccGGCGGCGGCAAGCACGCAGGGGCAAAACTCACCCGAGAGCCTGA